TAGAACCCTTAAAAAAGATTTTTAAAGAAGTTTTTCCGGAAGCGCAACTTGTTAATATTGTCGACGACAGCCTCATAGGTGAAGTAATAAGCAAGGATGGACCAACTAAAAGCGTCAAAAGAAGACTTCTTATGTGTTACGAGATAGGTTTTGAAAGTGGCGCTGATGCAATACTCAACACCTGTTCTTCGGTGGGAGAAGTGGTAGACCTCCTTCAGCCACTTTTCGACAAACCCATTTTCAAAATTGATCAGCCCATGGCCCAGGAAGCAGTGAAAATGGCCGAGAAGATAGGTGTTCTGGCTACCCTGCCGACCACTCTGGGACCCACCAAGCGACTTGTTCTCTCTGAAGCTTCCAAGCTAAACAAGAAAATAGAGATTAAAGATGCCCTGGCAAAAGGAGCTTTTGAAGCCCTAATGAAGGGTAACTTAGCAGAACATGACCAGCTCATTAAGCAAGCGGCCCTCGAGCTGGCCAGCGAGGTAGATGCTTTTGTGCTTGCTCAAGGTTCCATGGCCAGAATGGAAAAAGAGTTAGCATCCCTTACTGGGAAAAGAGTCTTTTCGAGCCCAGAAATGGGCGTAAGGGCTCTCAAACAATACTTTATGGGGGGTGGTAGATAGGCTAAGTTTTTGGGGTTTTTTTAAAAAGCTTAAGATAATTTTTCAGAAAGCAAGGTGGTGAAAAGCGTGAGAAAGAAAATCTTTCTTCTTATAGGGGTAATGATGGTGCTTCTGGTTTTTGGTGCTTCCGCCTTTGCAGCCAGCAAAATAACCCTAAAATATGCTCACATGAATTCTCCGACAAGCGTAGCTGGAAGACAAGCTGATTACTTTGCAAAACTCGTTGAGGAAAAAACCGGAGGGGCAGTAAGAGTCGAAGTATACCCTTCCTCTCAGCTGGGTAATCTCCAAGAACAAGCTGAAATGGTAAGTATGGGCACAGTTGCGCTTCACCATAACACCATGGCAGGTATCGGTTCTCTCTACCAACCATTTGAAGCTTTCGATACCCCCTATCTGTACGAGAGCGTGGATCATCTCCTGAAAGTTACCGACCCACAAACCTCGCCAATTATGCAGTCATTATCTCAACAGCTTGTCAATGCCCGCAATGTGCGAGTCTTATATACTTTTTATTTTGGAACCAGACATCTGACATGTGATAGGCCCATTTACAAGCCAGAAGACCTCAAGGGAGTCAAAATCAGGGCTATACCATTCCCCATTTACATGACTGCTGTAGAAGGTCTGGGAGCAATTGCGGTACCAATAGACTGGGCTGAAGTTCCAACAGCCCTTGCCACAGGCGCAGTAAATGGCCAGGAAAATCCCGTGAATGTGGTGCTTGCCAACAAGCTCTATGAAACTCAAAAATACCTTATGCTAACAGGACACATAATGGGTGCCGAAGTGGTTGTCATGAATGAAAAGACATGGCAAAAACTCTCTCCAGAAATCCAGCAGGCTATTCAAGAAGCAGCCGCTGAAGCCAGTAAAACAGCTACTCAATGGACCATCGAATCCGAACAAAATGACATTCAAGCCCTTAAAGAAAAGGGTATGACTGTAATTGGACCCGACGAAGGACTTGATATCGAGGCATTCAAAGCAAGCGTTTGGAAACTTGTACAGGAGAGATTCGGAGAAAAATATGGCGAATTTTACGAAAAAGTAAAGGCCATGAAGTGATCTTGTAATGTAGGGCTCCCCTCTCCAAAGAGGAGATAGCTCTTTGGAGAGGGGAGCCTCTCTTTTTGAAAACAAGAGGTGTAAATGGACGATGAAAGGAAATTCGTTTTTAGAAAAAGTAAGTCGTTGCTGTGAGCTCATCGCTAAGATATCACTTGTTGCTCTGATGCTTTTTGTGTTTACCCAAATCATCTTGCGCAATATTTTTATGCTTGGCTTTCCCCAACTGGATGAAAGCTCGAGGTTAGCCCACCTGGTTTTGCTTTTTATGATGGTTCCTGTCCTTTTTGCAGAAGAAGCCCACATTAAAGTTGAAGTATTGAAAAGATTTTTGAGTCCCAAAGCTGACCGACTGGTTAATCTGATATCGCAATCCTTAAGTTTAGGATTTGTGGTAATCTTTATGTTCAGTAGCGTTATGCTGCTTGAGAGCATCTGGGATGTCCCCACCGCAGCCCTTAGAATTCCCAGCATCATACTCTATGCAGCACCAATCACGGGGATTGTTTTTTCCAGCTTTTTCATAACGAACAGGATAATTCAGGTTTTTATGGAAAGATGAGAGGGGAGAAAAAGTGAGCGGAATACTACTGCTTCTCTGCTTTGGTATACTATTGCTCCTCAAAGTACCACTTGGGGTCAGCTTTGTAATATCAAGCGCCCTCTATCTTTTGCTAAACGGCCTTCCTATTACCTGCGTTGCACAACGCATGGTGAACTCCATTAGTTACTCTTTTCCGCTGTTGGCGGTACCTCTGTTCATTTTTCTGGGTTCACTCATGAATACTACCCAGCTTACCAGGAGGATTTTTGACGCGGCAAAGCTTTTTGTTGGATCAGTAAGAGGTGGTCTGGCTTACGTGAATGTTTTAGCAAGTTTGATTTTCTCGGGAATCTCGGGAGCTGCCCTTGCTGACGTAGGAGGCCTGGGAAATATTGAAATGAAAGCAATGCGCGATGAAGGCTACAGTGATGAAGCTTCAGTAGGTATAACTCTTGCCTCTGGCACCATCGGACCTATTTTCCCGCCCAGTATCCCTTTAATCATTTATGCTGCTGTGGCTGAAGTTTCCGGGGTAAGACTATTAATAGCCGGTGTTATACCTGGCATTCTCATTGCTGCTTTTCTCTGTGTTCTCATCGCTTTTTTCGCTAAAAGAAAAAATTATCCGGTTCACATCTCAACATCGAGCTCCCGAGAAAAATGGAAAACTATCAAAGAAACCCTGCCTATCTTGATACTACCTCCTTTTCTGGTGGGAAGCCTCCTTATGGGGTGGTTTGGACCCACGGAAATAGGAGCGGTAGCTTGTGTATATACCATTTTGATAAGCCGTTTCGTCTACAGAGAACTTTCGCTACAAAAGTTTTGGCTGGCAGTCAAAGAAGCCATTCGGTCTACAGCATTGATAATGTTTACTGTTGCCTCGGCTTCTATTTTTGCCTGGTGCCTTACTGTTGCCCAAGTTCCCCAGAATCTAACCTCTTTAATGCTTTCCGTTTCTCAAAACCCCATAGTGCTTTTGCTTTTCACCAACTTACTTCTTCTGGCTATCGGCACCTTTATGGAGTCTATATCAGCCATATTGGTAATAACTCCCCTGGTAACCCCAATGTTGGTACGAGCAGGTGTCGATCCAGTCCACATTGGCATTGTCATCGTGCTAAATCTTATGATTGGACTTTTGACACCACCAGTCGGCATGAGTCTTTATATGGGCAGCATTGTCACCGGTATACCCTTCGAGCGCATAACCAAATACATTGTACCCTGGCTCTTACCGCTTCTGCTTTCCCTGCTGGTGGTAACCTTTATACCCCAACTCTCCCTGTGGTTGCCAAGCTTAATTTTTGGCAAATAAAGGAGGAAAAGCAATGGGAAAAACGTGGCCAGTTTCGATTGGAACAGTTATATACCGTGGATATGACCTGAAAACAACTTTTCAAAGCCTTTCCAAGCTGGGAATAAAATATGTAGACCTGGACTGGATCAGGCCTCCTTCAACCGGCTTTAGGGGAGAAGGATACGGAGTTCACATAAACGAAGAAAATTACACTAAAGCTCGCGAAATACGTCGCATGATGGAAGATTATGGACTGGAATCTATAAGTTTCAGTGGCCACATGTTTTTGATAACCGAAAAGGATTTGGACCTCTTTTACAAAAAAATGGAGTTTGCCAAAAACATAGGCGCTCAATATATTGCCACAGTTGAAGGACCAAAGTCAGAAGAACAGCGTTTCTTGAGCAATCTGGAACGAATCGAAAAAAGAGCGGAAGAGTTGGGTATAGTGGTATGTCTTGAAACCGGCATGCCTGGAGACATAATTCAAAATGCCGATGATGCCCAAAGAATTCTGAAAAAAGTAAATTCTCCCTACTTAGGTCTGTCTTATGATTTTGGTAATGCCTATTATGCAAACCGTGGCAAAATTAATTTCCTGGATGAATTAAGTAAAGCTCTACCGTTCACTAAATTACTCCACTTTAAAGACGTAAAGGTAGAAAAAGGCAATGGTGAGTTGATAATAAGTAATTGTATCCCCGGTCAGGGCGTCATTGACTTCGAAGCCATCTGTCAGTTCCTAACCCAGCGAAACGAAATCCTGCCGATCACCATAGAAGTAACCTACTTCTGCGAAAGCAAAAACTGGGAACCTTTTGAAATAAAAGACCATACGAAGCCACTCGAAAAAGTAGAAGCCATGATAAAGGAAGCAGTTGGCTTCCTCGAGCGGAACCTAAACCCGGATAAAATCTAAAAATTGAAATAGTTAATCGCCAGCACCTATTCAACGATAATCATCTGGTGTCCTTCAATTTTAGGAACCGTAAAGCTTATGTACTTTCCGTCTTGTTGAAATGGTAAGATCTGATCTTCCGGGATACATCTTACCCTTTCAACATTAAAATCAACTCTTAAAGAAATCCTTACATCTTGCAAGGGTATAAGGTCTTCTACCACCTGCAACTCCCCTTTGCTGGTGATGGGGAAATATAGTAGATGTAGCAAAAGGGAACTCTCTTTACGGAGTACTGTTATTTCTCCTGAAACTGGAAAATTGGAAACCCTAACTAGAGAAAATGGCAAAAGCCTATCAATACAACCTCCAACAACCTTTCTGTACACCGGATAAGCCCACTTTCTGTACATAGCGAAAATAGGATGGGTAATGTAAATTACCCCCCCAATCTGAACAATGGCTGGTTCCTCGGTAAGCTCTGCAGGCGGAGTCTGTCCGTGCGAACAAAAGGCTTTCCAACTCCGGTTAAAGTAGGGGCGGACCAACCTTCCCAGGATTTCTCCCTTCTCAGAAAGTAGCGAAACTCTACTTCCTCGTTCATAAAGAATATAGTCGTATTTTTGATCCAGCGACGGTAAAACTTCGCTTATCCGCAGATATTCCTGCTCGAAAGGCGAGGGACCAAGATAACGAAGCCCCAGCTCGGGCAAGGCAAAATCTTTCTTATTTATATCCAATCCAGACTCGTGGCTCAAAATCAGCTTTCCACCTTTTTCCAGAAAACACCTTATTTTTTGAACCAACTGAGCATCAAACAGTACTTCGTCGGGGGCAATAATCAAAAAATAGTGGTCAAAATCACTTTCTTTATCAATGAGATGAAACTGGTGATGGAGTTCAGTAAGTAAAAGAGTAGCTCCCTCATCTGATGCTTTTCCATAAATTTCTCCAAAACCCAGGGCAGGTCCCTCGGATCTTGAACAAACTAAAACCCCAATATCAGCTTGAAGTTCCGCTCCCTCACACCACTTTTCTTTTTTTGCTACTTCTTCATACACCGAACCTATTAATTTGTAGGTTACCTCATCCAATTTGCCCCGGGGATGAAGCTGATCTCCAATTGAACACTTAGCACCAAGTGCCAGACACCGAAAGCATTCGTAAAGTAAGGCTGCCTTGCTTTTGAGGCCGCCGAAATCCCCCCATATGAGGTGGAAACGTCCGGTCATGCCTACAACTTCTTTACCCAAAGGTAGGCAATATCTTGCCATCATGGGAAAGTGCAGGTAACCCCATCCTCCTGTAGGAAGAGACTCGA
This portion of the Thermatribacter velox genome encodes:
- a CDS encoding aspartate/glutamate racemase family protein, encoding MVKIAAVYTALALVEPLKKIFKEVFPEAQLVNIVDDSLIGEVISKDGPTKSVKRRLLMCYEIGFESGADAILNTCSSVGEVVDLLQPLFDKPIFKIDQPMAQEAVKMAEKIGVLATLPTTLGPTKRLVLSEASKLNKKIEIKDALAKGAFEALMKGNLAEHDQLIKQAALELASEVDAFVLAQGSMARMEKELASLTGKRVFSSPEMGVRALKQYFMGGGR
- a CDS encoding TRAP transporter substrate-binding protein; the protein is MRKKIFLLIGVMMVLLVFGASAFAASKITLKYAHMNSPTSVAGRQADYFAKLVEEKTGGAVRVEVYPSSQLGNLQEQAEMVSMGTVALHHNTMAGIGSLYQPFEAFDTPYLYESVDHLLKVTDPQTSPIMQSLSQQLVNARNVRVLYTFYFGTRHLTCDRPIYKPEDLKGVKIRAIPFPIYMTAVEGLGAIAVPIDWAEVPTALATGAVNGQENPVNVVLANKLYETQKYLMLTGHIMGAEVVVMNEKTWQKLSPEIQQAIQEAAAEASKTATQWTIESEQNDIQALKEKGMTVIGPDEGLDIEAFKASVWKLVQERFGEKYGEFYEKVKAMK
- a CDS encoding TRAP transporter small permease, with the translated sequence MKGNSFLEKVSRCCELIAKISLVALMLFVFTQIILRNIFMLGFPQLDESSRLAHLVLLFMMVPVLFAEEAHIKVEVLKRFLSPKADRLVNLISQSLSLGFVVIFMFSSVMLLESIWDVPTAALRIPSIILYAAPITGIVFSSFFITNRIIQVFMER
- a CDS encoding TRAP transporter large permease, with amino-acid sequence MSGILLLLCFGILLLLKVPLGVSFVISSALYLLLNGLPITCVAQRMVNSISYSFPLLAVPLFIFLGSLMNTTQLTRRIFDAAKLFVGSVRGGLAYVNVLASLIFSGISGAALADVGGLGNIEMKAMRDEGYSDEASVGITLASGTIGPIFPPSIPLIIYAAVAEVSGVRLLIAGVIPGILIAAFLCVLIAFFAKRKNYPVHISTSSSREKWKTIKETLPILILPPFLVGSLLMGWFGPTEIGAVACVYTILISRFVYRELSLQKFWLAVKEAIRSTALIMFTVASASIFAWCLTVAQVPQNLTSLMLSVSQNPIVLLLFTNLLLLAIGTFMESISAILVITPLVTPMLVRAGVDPVHIGIVIVLNLMIGLLTPPVGMSLYMGSIVTGIPFERITKYIVPWLLPLLLSLLVVTFIPQLSLWLPSLIFGK
- a CDS encoding sugar phosphate isomerase/epimerase family protein, which translates into the protein MGKTWPVSIGTVIYRGYDLKTTFQSLSKLGIKYVDLDWIRPPSTGFRGEGYGVHINEENYTKAREIRRMMEDYGLESISFSGHMFLITEKDLDLFYKKMEFAKNIGAQYIATVEGPKSEEQRFLSNLERIEKRAEELGIVVCLETGMPGDIIQNADDAQRILKKVNSPYLGLSYDFGNAYYANRGKINFLDELSKALPFTKLLHFKDVKVEKGNGELIISNCIPGQGVIDFEAICQFLTQRNEILPITIEVTYFCESKNWEPFEIKDHTKPLEKVEAMIKEAVGFLERNLNPDKI
- a CDS encoding alpha-amylase family protein → MSPLPFRQVHLDFHTSPFIPDVAQDFDPEEFAQTLLEARVNSINIFARCHHGYCYYPTKVGKMHPSLKRDLLGEMIEALHQRGIRCPIYTSVAWDELSASEHPDWRQIDSQGRLIGRAPLENKGWQFLCLNSPYLDYLEEHVKELIELYGAEIDGLWFDIIIQHPDGCFCPHCQKSMHSKGLRVDVKEDRLQHNLLVERKAMQHLSQLVKSKLPEALVVFNARMRLQQEPQKGLRSEIDYMTHLEIESLPTGGWGYLHFPMMARYCLPLGKEVVGMTGRFHLIWGDFGGLKSKAALLYECFRCLALGAKCSIGDQLHPRGKLDEVTYKLIGSVYEEVAKKEKWCEGAELQADIGVLVCSRSEGPALGFGEIYGKASDEGATLLLTELHHQFHLIDKESDFDHYFLIIAPDEVLFDAQLVQKIRCFLEKGGKLILSHESGLDINKKDFALPELGLRYLGPSPFEQEYLRISEVLPSLDQKYDYILYERGSRVSLLSEKGEILGRLVRPYFNRSWKAFCSHGQTPPAELTEEPAIVQIGGVIYITHPIFAMYRKWAYPVYRKVVGGCIDRLLPFSLVRVSNFPVSGEITVLRKESSLLLHLLYFPITSKGELQVVEDLIPLQDVRISLRVDFNVERVRCIPEDQILPFQQDGKYISFTVPKIEGHQMIIVE